The proteins below come from a single Eucalyptus grandis isolate ANBG69807.140 chromosome 3, ASM1654582v1, whole genome shotgun sequence genomic window:
- the LOC104437021 gene encoding myosin-11, with translation MEFAAAAIRFSLPSTSSPLHCDCQCYARLRRKQQKLPFLSTTPTWKNHSLYCVKSVLNNRNSRISDNGAAEPARVLLERLFARTHKLEEMNKASSVPQDVQLDLNFEVLESDLHAALASLKKREEDLEEAERKLLLDESELNRATEELKCREEVIAAALSRQEKLEWDLKQANLKFASQAREIEDLKLRLRDREQEIAASQSALSLKEDEIQKMNSELMKRSEDALVIESELERKSQLLTEANEVIKKQELELQELRRAVEEKEEELEFSMTLKKAEEDKVKSMEATLEERTREWLLAQEDLKKLSDEASKHAAESNETLEDFRRVKRLLGDVRAELISSQQSLVSSRQRMEEKEKLLEKQITELVEQKESIAAHMASLKDVQIEVESERVKLRVAEARNKELERDLSLEKELVEELQDQLTKEKASLQQAIQDKSLLQTELNRRNSEFQETQDLLRLKEGELVEAKLEIQHLHSQQTALQLMLEEKDVELLNTKKKLEELNWETEELKRLMNGREDQLIQATNLLKDKEEHVQNMQSELSDTKWRCTEAESVVERIVELTNRLVIPLEDKEYDVVGVGGLGSQQLITLPTDDFRWKNKQLETEIDLTRENLRNKEMEVLDAQRALTLKDEELKSALIRLGEREKDLQRLKEEMINDASDLRKLHELAQQRVGEKSMGDLAIEKLQIEAAQLEVEAATSALEKLVEMTQEFLGKASLSIEVDTNASGLHEELSDMTSSDENSECFTEVKMQVTKLAALSEQLVREAGITIAAE, from the exons ATGGagttcgccgccgccgccatccgcTTCAGTCTCCCCTCCACCTCATCCCCTCTCCACTGCGACTgccag TGCTATGCAAGGCTGAGGAGGAAGCAGCAGAAACTACCTTTTCTGAGTACCACGCCGACTTGGAAGAACCACTCTCTATATTGTGTGAAGTCAGTTTTGAATAACAGGAACTCGAGGATCAGTGATAATGGCGCAGCTGAACCTGCTAGAGTTCTCCTCGAGAGATTATTTGCGCGAACTCATAAGCTGGAAGAAATGAACAAAGCTTCTAGCGTGCCTCAGGATGTCCAGctggatttgaattttgaagtgTTGGAATCAGACCTCCATGCTGCTCTGGCTTCTttgaagaagagggaagaagatttAGAGGAGGCTGAGAGAAAGCTACTGTTGGATGAGAGCGAGTTGAATCGTGCGACAGAGGAGTTAAAGTGTCGGGAGGAAGTGATTGCTGCTGCTTTATCTAGGCAGGAGAAGTTGGAATGGGATTTGAAGCAGGCAAATTTGAAGTTCGCTTCTCAAGCTAGAGAGATAGAAGATTTAAAGCTTCGACTAAGAGATAGGGAGCAGGAGATTGCAGCCTCTCAATCTGCATTATCCCTGAAAGAAGATGAGATACAAAAAATGAACAGTGAACTGATGAAAAGAAGTGAAGATGCTTTGGTGATCGAATCGGAACTTGAACGGAAATCCCAGCTCTTGACGGAAGCCAATGAAGTTATCAAGAAGCAGGAACTTGAGCTTCAAGAACTTCGAAGAGCAGtcgaggagaaagaagaagaattagagTTTTCTATGACATTGAAGAAGGCAGAAGAAGACAAGGTAAAAAGTATGGAGGCTACTTTGGAGGAACGGACAAGGGAATGGTTGCTAGCGCAGGAGGATTTAAAGAAATTGTCGGATGAAGCCTCTAAACATGCCGCAGAATCTAATGAGACATTAGAGGATTTCAGAAGGGTGAAGAGACTTCTTGGAGATGTGCGGGCCGAATTGATATCATCTCAGCAATCTTTGGTTTCCTCGAGGCAGAgaatggaggagaaggagaagcttTTGGAAAAGCAAATAACAGAACTTGTAGAGCAGAAGGAAAGTATTGCTGCACACATGGCAAGTTTGAAGGATGTCCAAATAGAAGtagagagtgagagagtgaaACTTAGGGTTGCTGAAGCCCGAAACAAAGAGCTTGAGCGAGATTTATCATTGGAGAAAGAATTGGTGGAAGAGTTGCAGGATCAGCTGACAAAAGAGAAAGCTTCTCTCCAGCAGGCAATTCAGGATAAGTCCTTGCTGCAGACTGAGCTTAACAGGAGAAACTCTGAATTTCAAGAAACCCAAGATCTTCTGCGGTTGAAAGAAGGAGAACTGGTGGAAGCCAAACTGGAAATTCAGCATTTGCATTCCCAACAGACTGCTCTTCAGCTCATGCTGGAGGAGAAAGATGTCGAACTGTTAAATACAAAGAAGAAGTTGGAAGAATTAAACTGGGAAACTGAAGAGCTCAAGAGACTCATGAATGGGAGAGAGGACCAGCTTATCCAGGCAACGAATTTGCTAAAGGACAAGGAGGAGCATGTCCAGAACATGCAAAGCGAGCTTAGTGATACAAAATGGAGATGCACTGAAGCCGAATCTGTTGTAGAGCGGATTGTGGAACTCACGAACAGACTAGTTATCCCCTTAGAGGATAAAGAATATGACGTGGTGGGTGTGGGTGGTCTAGGGTCACAGCAGCTCATCACGTTACCAACCGATGATTTTAGGTGGAAAAACAAACAGCTTGAAACTGAGATTGATTTAACAAGAGAAAACTTGCGAAATAAAGAAATGGAAGTTTTGGATGCACAAAGGGCTCTAACACTCAAGGACGAGGAACTCAAAAGTGCCCTGATTAGACTAGGTGAAAGGGAGAAGGACCTTCAAAGgttgaaagaagaaatgattAATGATGCTAGTGATCTCCGGAAATTGCATGAGTTGGCACAACAGAGAGTTGGTGAGAAGAGTATGGGAGACTTAGCTATTGAGAAACTTCAAATTGAGGCCGCCCAGCTGGAAGTTGAAGCTGCAACTAGTGCTCTTGAAAAGCTTGTGGAAATGACTCAAGAATTTTTAGGTAAAGCTAGTTTAAGCATCGAGGTGGACACTAATGCCAGTGGCCTCCATGAAGAACTGTCTGATATGACAAGTTCAGATGAGAACAGTGAATGTTTTACCGAGGTAAAAATGCAGGTCACAAAACTTGCAGCTTTGAGTGAACAGCTTGTAAGGGAGGCTGGCATTACTATCGCTGCTGAGTAA